One genomic segment of Halalkalicoccus tibetensis includes these proteins:
- a CDS encoding AAA domain-containing protein, translating to MQLRGTVLDPGETRTVSTRYGERELAEPLVRTADGEVSVTLWGKWAETADYLQAGMELVVTDAEETEWQGETGYATGGDSYVIVEPGFLVNVTDVRSWVQCPRMYYLNKLSGVPLNYPVVKGTIVHEVFGDLLRGAEFEAAIDDRVEEAGLELGLLDRDPEAVREEVRQNARAIDGWLSQGTLSEDDSWRSEYTLISERFGIKGRADALRRGMPVELKTGKNTNREPRFQDKIQAACYALLLEEQGGVGDETAATDGGAPDTGTLLYTKNTALDRNEETGDLSPAKEFSIGSGLLEFVVRTRNEIAAMEFDSGVPTGYESNAKCEYCFERDTCMVVSGRLDQESKAGAIGSAIPERERAYFDRTYEAIERERRAAHREYAKLWEQTPEERADDDRALIGLEPAGQEPREEGRWELRARYDGAVSKIREGDVALASDGDPVNGHAELARVERLGSEIVVSTDEPVELRRLDVYPSDMSADGMLTALHDALLKGEKRRKELLFGDATPEFGTVDGEFIPNNAAQNGAVSRAVAAEDFALIHGPPGTGKTYTIARTIRALVERGERVLLSAFTNRAVDNALEALSDQGFTDFVRVGTEHGVREDMQPYRLDGRGDPAELAGTLREAPVVASTTSSCGSRVMREQSFDVALVDEASQLTEPATLAAINRADRFVLVGDHHQLPPVVRSEGEGSEDEGDGSEDAADLSRSLFERLIDEHPEAGVMLERQYRMAQRIQAFSSGEFYDGKLRPATGAVAAQRIGGLEGVSTDTLSEELRNPVAFVDCAGDEGVHTDDEEATRIAGLVEQFVDAGVDPEDVGVIAPFRAQVATISQRVRERVAVDTVDRFQGSSKEVILVSFVATTPADLEGPIFDDYRRLNVALTRAKKSLVLVGTHTALTADPLYGRMVDWASRQ from the coding sequence GTGCAGCTGCGCGGAACGGTCCTCGACCCCGGCGAGACCAGAACGGTCAGCACCCGCTACGGCGAGCGCGAACTCGCCGAGCCGCTGGTGCGGACCGCCGACGGCGAGGTCTCCGTCACCCTCTGGGGCAAGTGGGCCGAGACCGCCGACTACCTCCAGGCGGGCATGGAGCTGGTCGTCACCGACGCCGAGGAGACCGAATGGCAGGGCGAGACGGGCTATGCGACCGGCGGCGACTCGTACGTGATCGTCGAACCAGGGTTCCTGGTGAACGTCACCGACGTCCGTTCGTGGGTGCAGTGTCCCCGGATGTACTACCTCAACAAGCTCTCGGGGGTCCCGCTGAACTACCCCGTGGTGAAGGGGACGATCGTCCACGAGGTCTTCGGCGACCTCCTCCGAGGGGCCGAGTTCGAGGCGGCGATCGACGACCGGGTCGAGGAGGCCGGGCTGGAACTCGGGCTGTTGGACCGGGATCCCGAGGCAGTACGGGAGGAGGTCCGCCAGAACGCGCGTGCGATCGACGGTTGGCTCTCACAGGGCACCCTCTCGGAGGACGACTCCTGGCGCTCGGAGTACACGCTGATCAGCGAGCGCTTCGGGATCAAGGGCCGGGCCGACGCCCTTCGCCGGGGGATGCCCGTCGAGCTCAAAACGGGGAAGAACACCAATCGGGAGCCGCGCTTTCAGGACAAGATCCAGGCGGCCTGCTACGCGCTCCTGCTCGAGGAGCAGGGCGGCGTCGGCGACGAGACGGCGGCGACCGACGGCGGCGCGCCCGACACCGGGACCCTCCTGTATACGAAGAACACCGCCCTCGACCGCAACGAGGAGACGGGTGACCTCTCGCCGGCCAAGGAGTTCTCGATCGGCTCGGGCCTGCTGGAGTTCGTCGTGCGCACCAGAAACGAGATCGCGGCGATGGAGTTCGACTCGGGGGTGCCCACGGGCTACGAGTCGAACGCCAAATGCGAGTACTGCTTCGAGCGCGACACCTGTATGGTGGTCTCGGGCCGATTGGATCAGGAGTCGAAGGCCGGGGCCATTGGCAGCGCGATCCCCGAGCGCGAGCGGGCGTACTTCGACCGCACCTACGAGGCGATCGAACGCGAGCGCCGGGCGGCCCACCGCGAGTACGCGAAGCTCTGGGAGCAGACGCCGGAGGAGCGCGCCGACGACGACCGGGCGCTGATCGGCCTCGAACCCGCGGGTCAGGAACCCCGCGAGGAGGGGCGCTGGGAGCTTCGCGCCCGGTACGACGGCGCGGTCTCGAAGATCCGCGAGGGCGACGTGGCGCTGGCGAGCGACGGCGATCCGGTGAACGGCCACGCCGAACTCGCGCGGGTCGAACGACTGGGAAGCGAAATCGTCGTATCGACCGACGAGCCCGTCGAGCTGCGCCGGCTCGACGTCTATCCCTCCGACATGAGCGCCGACGGGATGCTCACGGCGCTGCACGACGCGCTGTTGAAGGGCGAGAAGCGCCGCAAGGAGCTGCTGTTCGGCGACGCGACCCCCGAGTTCGGGACGGTCGACGGGGAGTTCATCCCGAACAACGCCGCCCAGAACGGGGCGGTCTCGCGGGCCGTCGCGGCCGAGGACTTCGCGCTGATCCACGGGCCGCCCGGGACGGGCAAGACCTACACCATCGCCCGGACGATCCGTGCACTGGTCGAGCGCGGCGAGCGCGTCCTCCTCTCCGCGTTCACGAACCGCGCGGTCGACAACGCTCTAGAGGCCCTCTCCGATCAGGGCTTCACCGACTTCGTCCGCGTCGGCACCGAACACGGCGTGCGCGAGGACATGCAGCCCTACCGGCTTGACGGCCGCGGCGACCCCGCCGAGCTCGCGGGGACCCTCCGGGAAGCCCCCGTGGTCGCCTCGACGACCTCCAGCTGTGGCTCGCGGGTCATGCGCGAGCAGTCCTTCGACGTGGCGCTGGTCGACGAGGCTTCCCAACTGACGGAGCCCGCGACGCTCGCGGCGATCAACCGGGCGGATCGGTTCGTGCTGGTAGGCGACCACCACCAGCTCCCGCCGGTGGTCCGGTCCGAGGGCGAGGGAAGCGAGGACGAAGGCGACGGGAGCGAGGACGCCGCGGACCTCTCGCGCTCGCTGTTCGAGCGCCTGATCGATGAACATCCCGAGGCGGGCGTCATGCTCGAACGCCAGTACCGGATGGCCCAGCGCATCCAGGCGTTCTCCTCGGGGGAGTTCTACGACGGGAAGCTCAGGCCCGCCACGGGAGCCGTCGCCGCCCAGCGGATCGGGGGCCTCGAAGGTGTCTCCACCGACACGTTGTCCGAAGAACTTCGGAATCCGGTCGCGTTCGTCGACTGTGCGGGCGATGAGGGGGTCCACACCGACGACGAGGAGGCCACACGGATCGCCGGTCTGGTCGAACAGTTCGTCGATGCGGGGGTCGATCCCGAGGACGTCGGCGTCATCGCGCCGTTTCGCGCCCAGGTCGCGACGATCTCCCAACGAGTGCGCGAGAGGGTCGCGGTCGACACTGTCGATCGGTTTCAGGGCTCGAGCAAGGAGGTGATCCTCGTCTCCTTCGTCGCCACTACACCCGCCGACCTCGAGGGGCCGATCTTCGACGACTACCGCCGGCTGAACGTCGCGCTCACGCGGGCGAAGAAGTCGCTGGTGCTCGTGGGGACGCACACCGCGCTCACGGCTGACCCGCTCTACGGCCGGATGGTCGACTGGGCTAGCAGGCAGTAG